A region of Haliotis asinina isolate JCU_RB_2024 chromosome 7, JCU_Hal_asi_v2, whole genome shotgun sequence DNA encodes the following proteins:
- the LOC137290625 gene encoding origin recognition complex subunit 1-like, translated as MPSERRYLRGSKLDEASWIERDSGTDDKRNQRYRGFILNGEEYWENDCVLVSSEDNDADATTAYIGRIKALYEKSIKKDVKKTASLIWYWRLSELPKQDLCKLSDAIDDHEVFLNTDKLVAHEVSIDTIIGKCVVEERKSALVGKKTRETLPHFFVRKSYRRGKFTDLSAVDEESKENSHTGTSAKMNGAKLGQNGHVSNEVRCQPINRVMKNANKSPDVNVKRLGSQSPIIPLQGQVFNGEKRSPAIDLASPKQGNSKYHWYTGADVTDFLMQDEDASESGSVSVISEASSRISDTKTREKNPDLEDKSSRSARKSRTKSKMDDKQAIDLNNNATPKPGERKSARSTRKSVKKDTGSHKTPARSKRGSLDSDQGSGVSKHKRSRTEPKKSKRSGVKTPSVNQGRNSVNRALSMTDKVKRVPTVVVKRVSENNYTSIRNNTPETSVRPVRRRLQTDIEAAKQSAARSQPSRRSKTVIRNMKELDDSLFDPTYTDCPETESDDEEDDDYDDDDEVFEKKKSSRTPKSSRKPLKSASSVKTPRQGKTPRGKKSFIDTVTPSIPNRKKTFMSPTSALEEARARLHVSAVPDSLPCRDNEFSDIYTFVESKLMDGTGGCMYISGVPGTGKTATVREVMRSLVQGCDDGDVPQFKFLELNGMKLTDPRQAYVHLLKDLTGQRATPEHAMELLNKKFSTPGPRRETVVLLVDELDLLWTRKQDVMYNIFDWPTKQQAKLVVLAVANTMDLPERIMMKRVSSRLGLTRMTFQPYTFRQLEEIVESRMKGLRVFEEDAVQLAARKVAALSGDARRALDICRRATEIAETEAKTKQTVIMIGMRHVDAALQEMFTSPKVVAIRNLSKQEKLFLQAVVAEFQRAGIEEAQFSKLYTQHMSLCRFEGLEPPSTTELAAMCSRLGSSRLLLVEHGRNDLHMRVRLNVSQDDVLYALREKSEYS; from the exons ATGCCGTCCGAACGGAGGTATTTACGTGGATCAAAACTTGATGAGGCATCTTGGATCGAGAGAGACTCAGGGACTGATGATAAACGCAATCAGCGATACAG AGGCTTCATTCTGAACGGAGAAGAATATTGGGAAAATGACTGCGTGCTTGTGTCATCAGAAGATAATGATGCAGATGCAACTACCGCTTACATTGGAAGAATCAAAGCTTTATACGAGAAAA GTATAAAGAAGGATGTGAAGAAGACGGCCAGTTTAATTTGGTACTGGCGCCTCAGTGAGCTCCCTAAACAAGACCTGTGTAAACTCTCGGATGCAATTGATGATCATGAGGTTTTCCTCAACACAGACAAGCTAGTGGCCCATGAAGTCAGTATAGACACCATCATTGGCAAATGTGTG GTTGAGGAACGAAAGTCTGCACTAGTTGGAAAGAAAACAAGAGAAACATTGCCACATTTTTTCGTTAGAAAATCCTACCGAAGGGGAAAATTCACAGATTTGTCTGCAGTCGATGAGGAATCAAAGGAAAACTCTCACACAGGAACTTCAGCCAAAATGAACGGTGCCAAACTGGGACAGAATGGACATGTTTCCAATGAAGTACGGTGTCAGCCTATTAACAGAGTGATGAAGAATGCAAACAAATCACCTGATGTAAATGTCAAACGTTTAGGAAGTCAGTCACCAATTATTCCTTTGCAAGGACAAGTATTCAATGGGGAGAAAAGGTCTCCAGCCATTG ATCTAGCCAGCCCGAAACAAGGAAACTCCAAATACCACTGGTACACAGGTGCAGATGTGACCGATTTTCTTATGCAGGATGAGGATGCAAGTGAAAGTGGTAGTGTGTCAGTCATTTCTGAGGCTAGTTCTAGAATATCTGATACAAAAACCAGAGAGAAGAATCCTGACCTTGAAGATAAAAGCTCAAGGTCAGCAAGAAAATCTCGAACAAAATCCAAAATGGACGACAAACAGGCCATTGACTTAAATAACAATGCCACACCAAAACCAGGGGAGAGAAAAAGTGCGCGTAGTACAAGAAAATCTGTGAAAAAGGATACAGGATCTCATAAGACACCTGCCCGGTCTAAACGTGGGTCATTGGACAGTGACCAGGGATCTGGAGTATCCAAACATAAACGAAGTAGAACGGAACCCAAAAAATCAAAGAGGTCAGGAGTGAAAACACCATCTGTAAACCAGGGTAGGAATAGTGTAAATCGAGCATTGAGTATGACCGACAAAGTCAAACGTGTACCTACAGTTGTAGTGAAAAGAGTGTCGGAAAATAATTACACATCAATACGGAACAACACACCAGAAACTTCTGTGCGTCCAGTTCGTCGGagattacaaactgacattgaGGCAGCCAAACAGAGTGCAGCAAGGTCACAGCCCAGCAGACGGTCAAAAACTGTTATCAG GAACATGAAGGAACTGGATGACAGTCTCTTTGATCCCACCTATACAGACTGCCCCGAAACTGAGTCAGATGATGAGGaagatgatgattatgatgatgatgatgaagtgtTTGAGAAAAAGAAGTCATCCAGAACTCCCAAGAGCTCAAGGAAGCCATTAAAGTCAGCAAGTTCTGTGAAGACTCCTAGACAAGGCAAGACACCACGG GGCAAGAAATCTTTCATAGATACAGTAACACCTTCAATTCCGAATCGCAAGAAAACATTCATGTCACCGACAAGTGCCCTTGAAGAGGCCAGAGCAAG ACTACATGTGTCAGCAGTCCCTGACAGCCTGCCCTGCCGAGATAATGAGTTCTCCGATATCTACACCTTTGTAGAGAGTAAGCTGATGGATGGGACTGGAGG atgtatgtacatatCGGGTGTGCCAGGCACGGGAAAAACAGCCACGGTGAGAGAGGTGATGAGATCACTGGTGCAGGGCTGTGATGACGGTGATGTCCCTCAGTTCAAGTTCCTGGAGCTCAATGGCATGAAGCTTACAGACCCCAGACAAGCCTATGTTCATCTGCTAAAG GATCTGACGGGTCAGAGAGCTACACCAGAACATGCCATGGAACTACTGAATAAGAAATTCAGCACCCCAGGTCCCAGACGGGAGACCGTTGTCCTGCTTGTGGATGAG CTGGACCTGTTATGGACACGGAAACAGGATGTCATGTACAACATCTTCGACTggcctacaaagcagcaggCAAAACTGGTTGTCTTGGCTGTGGCGAACACCATGGATCTCCCAGAGAGGATCATGATGAAGAGGGTATCCAGTAGACTG GGTCTGACAAGGATGACATTTCAACCATACACTTTCCGTCAACTGGAGGAGATTGTGGAGTCCCGGATGAAAGGACTGAGAGTGTTTGAAGAAGATGCAGTACAGTTGGCTGCTAGGAAGGTTGCTGCCCTGTCCGGAGATGCCAGAAGGGCGCTGGACATCTGCCGCAGAGCGACTGAGATCGCAGAGACGGAGGCCAAAACGAAGCAGACAGTCATTATGATCGGGATGAGACATGTTGACGCTGCTCTTCAAGAGATGTTTACTTCACCAAAAGTTGTGGCCATTAG GAACCTGTCCAAGCAGGAGAAGCTGTTCCTGCAGGCAGTGGTTGCAGAGTTTCAAAGGGCTGGGATAGAGGAAGCCCAGTTCTCCAAGCTGTACACACAGCATATGTCTCTGTGCAGGTTTGAAG GTCTGGAACCACCATCAACAACTGAGCTAGCTGCCATGTGTTCCCGTCTGGGCAGCTCACGTTTGCTCCTGGTTGAGCATGGTCGCAATGACCTTCACATGAGAGTCAGACTGAATGTCAGTCAGGATGATGTGTTGTATGCCCTGAGAGAGAAGTCAGAATACAGTTGA